In Akkermansia muciniphila, one DNA window encodes the following:
- a CDS encoding PEP-CTERM sorting domain-containing protein, which yields MKTAFITLVAASLFTLAYGEPVLTLDSSALQLAGGSYTLTEGINSGYGNFSVTMALDAQAFQSAILAGNVSGTIFSANNNYIGLGIGTSPNAGLYGSWQNTNYTRAISPVNGSAVNLSSGLGQLFADNTYESIAVTYQITSTGTWTYLTLVDSEGTASTYSGTEGALKSSNFGALTSFTYGTDYVKYLVVDNTTLQANASQEANLSAIAAAAVPEPATASLSLIGLAALMMRRRRA from the coding sequence ATGAAAACGGCATTTATTACGCTGGTTGCAGCGTCTCTGTTTACCCTGGCCTACGGGGAGCCCGTCCTTACTCTGGATTCCAGTGCATTGCAGCTGGCCGGCGGCTCATACACCCTGACGGAAGGAATCAACTCCGGTTACGGCAATTTCTCCGTGACGATGGCTCTGGACGCTCAGGCTTTCCAAAGCGCCATTCTGGCAGGCAACGTCTCCGGAACTATTTTCTCGGCCAACAATAATTATATAGGCCTGGGCATCGGCACCTCTCCCAACGCGGGCCTCTACGGTTCCTGGCAAAATACGAATTACACCCGCGCGATCAGCCCCGTCAATGGTTCTGCAGTCAACCTGAGTTCGGGACTGGGGCAGCTGTTCGCCGACAACACTTATGAGTCCATCGCCGTTACTTATCAAATTACCAGCACCGGTACCTGGACTTATCTGACCCTGGTTGATTCCGAAGGAACTGCCTCTACCTACAGTGGGACTGAAGGGGCGTTGAAATCAAGCAATTTCGGAGCCCTGACTTCATTCACCTATGGCACGGATTACGTCAAGTACCTCGTCGTAGATAATACCACGCTGCAGGCTAACGCTTCCCAGGAAGCCAACCTTAGCGCCATTGCGGCGGCTGCCGTTCCGGAACCGGCTACGGCATCCCTCAGCCTGATTGGTCTGGCTGCCCTGATGATGCGCCGCAGACGCGCCTGA